Proteins encoded together in one Neobacillus sp. FSL H8-0543 window:
- a CDS encoding acryloyl-CoA reductase, with product MSERFKAILIDKTEDHFSVDVKNISFNELPSADVLIKVAYSSVNYKDGLASIPEGKIIRSYPFIPGIDLSGIVVSSEDPRFREGDKVIATSYEIGVSHYGGFSEYARIPGDWIVPLPENLSLEEAMIYGTAGFTAALSVQRLEDNGLSPEKGRVLVTGATGGVGSIAVSILAKRGYEVVASTGKATEHNFLHTLGAMEVISREQVFNGNVKALDKQLWAGAVDPVGGESLASVISKMHYSGSVAVSGLTGGGGVPTSVFPFILRGINLLGIDSVNCPMDVRTKLWNRMATDFKPTVLHSISKEVTLEDLPETLAIILKGQARGRYIVKL from the coding sequence ATGAGTGAACGATTTAAAGCTATCTTAATTGATAAAACGGAGGATCATTTTTCCGTCGATGTTAAAAATATTTCTTTTAATGAGTTGCCTAGTGCCGATGTATTGATTAAAGTGGCTTATTCGAGCGTCAACTATAAGGATGGACTTGCCAGTATTCCAGAGGGTAAAATCATCCGCTCCTACCCTTTTATTCCTGGAATTGATTTATCTGGAATAGTTGTATCGTCCGAAGACCCTCGTTTTCGTGAAGGTGATAAAGTGATTGCCACGAGCTATGAGATTGGAGTATCTCATTATGGAGGATTTAGCGAATATGCCCGCATTCCTGGTGATTGGATTGTACCTTTACCAGAGAACCTATCCTTGGAAGAGGCAATGATTTATGGAACAGCCGGGTTTACTGCAGCTCTTTCTGTCCAAAGGTTAGAGGATAATGGGCTATCACCAGAAAAAGGTAGAGTCCTTGTAACCGGTGCGACTGGTGGCGTAGGGAGTATCGCGGTTTCCATCCTCGCAAAACGCGGCTACGAGGTTGTTGCCAGCACTGGAAAAGCTACGGAACACAACTTTCTGCATACGCTCGGTGCAATGGAAGTAATCTCTCGGGAACAAGTTTTTAACGGCAACGTAAAAGCTTTAGATAAACAGCTCTGGGCAGGTGCTGTTGACCCTGTAGGTGGAGAATCACTTGCATCTGTAATAAGTAAAATGCATTACAGCGGTTCAGTGGCAGTAAGCGGACTAACCGGTGGTGGAGGCGTGCCCACATCTGTATTCCCATTTATTTTGCGAGGCATTAACCTACTCGGCATCGACTCTGTCAATTGCCCCATGGATGTCCGGACAAAGCTATGGAACCGAATGGCAACCGATTTTAAGCCAACTGTTTTACATTCAATTTCTAAGGAAGTTACTCTAGAAGACCTTCCAGAAACTCTCGCTATTATTTTGAAAGGACAAGCTAGAGGAAGATATATTGTAAAACTGTAA
- the hpt gene encoding hypoxanthine phosphoribosyltransferase: MAYRIKETMISEADIKQRVKEMAKEIENDLVNEEIVLIVVLKGSFVFAADLIRELKGDVKVDFISVSSYSDQTETTGKVKLIKDLDANITNRNVVVVEDIIDSGLTLHFLRDHLKMHKPKQIKICTLLDKPERRKVELPVDYVGFVIPDEFIVGYGIDYAQKYRNLPYIATVEEY, from the coding sequence GTGGCATATAGAATAAAAGAAACGATGATTTCAGAGGCAGATATTAAACAGAGAGTAAAGGAAATGGCAAAGGAAATTGAAAACGATTTGGTCAATGAGGAAATAGTCCTCATTGTTGTCCTTAAAGGATCGTTTGTATTTGCAGCTGATCTGATTCGTGAGCTCAAGGGTGATGTTAAAGTCGATTTTATATCAGTTTCAAGCTATAGCGACCAAACAGAAACAACAGGAAAAGTTAAGTTAATTAAGGACCTTGATGCGAATATTACGAACAGGAATGTAGTCGTGGTCGAAGATATTATTGATAGTGGACTTACACTGCATTTCCTTCGGGATCATTTAAAGATGCATAAGCCAAAACAAATAAAAATTTGTACGCTTTTAGATAAGCCTGAGCGACGGAAAGTAGAACTGCCTGTTGATTATGTTGGCTTTGTCATTCCAGATGAATTTATTGTCGGATATGGGATTGACTACGCGCAAAAATATAGAAATTTGCCATACATCGCAACGGTAGAGGAATATTAG
- a CDS encoding HesB/YadR/YfhF family protein, with protein MTIGIGSSALKWFKEEVGMKTGDKVKFYPQIYGSSPVQGSFAIGFSVDNTPIDMVVHTEIEGLTFYIESTDLWFFDEHDLQVDYNEEKDELEFSYTKS; from the coding sequence ATGACAATAGGTATTGGCAGTTCAGCATTAAAATGGTTTAAAGAGGAAGTTGGCATGAAAACAGGGGATAAAGTGAAATTTTATCCACAGATATATGGAAGCAGTCCGGTGCAAGGAAGTTTTGCGATTGGTTTTTCAGTGGACAATACCCCTATCGATATGGTAGTACATACAGAAATCGAAGGATTAACATTTTATATAGAGTCAACAGATTTGTGGTTTTTTGATGAGCATGACCTACAAGTGGATTATAATGAAGAAAAAGATGAATTAGAATTCAGTTATACAAAATCTTAA
- a CDS encoding SDR family oxidoreductase, which produces MNILITGGTKGIGKATALRFSEPGNKLFLNYFHDDEAANTAFMEVTAKGGTPYLLKCNVGNYMEVKEMTDIIKQEVDTIDLIVHCATGIIRGDSLEIDPEDWRKTVEVSSLSLIDITRELRPLLKYGSTIIALSSKGASKATPKYAALGTTKAFTEAIIRYMAVELAPQGIRANVVSAGALDTEAYRTMFGENAGPRLEATKRNNPSGRNLRFEDVTETIAFLARPEAQMIQGEIIHIDGGMSLR; this is translated from the coding sequence ATGAATATATTAATTACTGGTGGAACAAAAGGGATTGGAAAAGCAACAGCCTTAAGATTTTCTGAGCCAGGGAACAAATTGTTTCTAAATTACTTTCATGATGATGAAGCGGCGAATACAGCTTTTATGGAAGTAACTGCAAAAGGTGGGACACCCTACCTATTAAAGTGCAATGTTGGAAACTATATGGAAGTGAAAGAAATGACGGACATCATAAAACAAGAGGTCGATACGATTGACCTGATTGTCCATTGTGCGACAGGGATCATTAGAGGAGATTCGTTAGAGATTGATCCAGAGGATTGGAGAAAAACTGTCGAGGTTAGCAGTCTTTCACTAATAGACATTACGCGGGAACTTCGGCCGCTTTTAAAATATGGTTCTACCATCATTGCATTGTCAAGTAAAGGAGCGAGTAAAGCCACTCCTAAGTATGCAGCCTTGGGTACGACAAAAGCGTTTACAGAAGCGATTATCCGGTATATGGCTGTAGAATTAGCACCACAAGGAATTAGAGCAAATGTTGTTTCCGCTGGAGCTTTGGATACAGAGGCTTACCGAACCATGTTTGGTGAGAATGCTGGTCCTCGCCTAGAAGCGACTAAACGCAACAATCCGAGCGGAAGAAATCTACGATTCGAGGATGTTACCGAAACGATTGCCTTTTTAGCAAGACCAGAAGCTCAAATGATCCAGGGGGAGATTATTCATATTGATGGCGGTATGTCATTAAGGTAA
- a CDS encoding serine protease, which translates to MDKEKKDINQDSEEEMDWEAFFAGENAEEWEKEKEKKRKRKKFIVRIISPLLVLALLVSTLEIWFNLFNLPAIRFVEVSNRLSKQSEVKEFKKSVVTIEWDGVKGTGFNIDADGLIVTNEHVVEHSNRVNVHFKTGESFVGTVISKHPELDLAIVDIEAKNLPILTLSDEEEWEKWKNEKIIFIGNPLAFTQIANEGTIIGKALLKDWNVPVMMIEAPIYKGNSGSPVLNKSGEVIGIVFATLQNPTIDTKEIVGVAIPSYYLKTVLDTIP; encoded by the coding sequence GTGGATAAAGAAAAGAAAGATATTAATCAAGATTCCGAAGAAGAAATGGATTGGGAAGCCTTTTTTGCTGGGGAAAATGCAGAAGAATGGGAAAAAGAAAAAGAGAAGAAAAGAAAGCGAAAAAAGTTTATCGTAAGAATCATAAGTCCATTGCTTGTGCTAGCCTTACTAGTAAGCACATTAGAGATATGGTTTAATCTATTCAATCTCCCTGCAATCCGCTTTGTAGAGGTATCGAATCGACTTTCAAAGCAATCAGAAGTGAAGGAATTTAAGAAGTCCGTTGTAACGATTGAATGGGATGGAGTAAAAGGTACAGGCTTTAATATCGATGCTGATGGATTAATAGTCACCAATGAGCATGTGGTTGAACATTCAAATAGAGTAAATGTCCATTTTAAAACAGGAGAATCCTTTGTTGGGACAGTTATCTCAAAACACCCAGAATTAGACCTGGCAATTGTTGATATTGAGGCAAAGAACCTGCCAATTCTGACACTTTCCGATGAAGAAGAGTGGGAAAAATGGAAGAATGAGAAAATTATTTTCATTGGTAACCCGTTAGCTTTCACACAAATCGCCAATGAAGGTACCATCATTGGTAAGGCTCTGCTTAAGGACTGGAATGTGCCCGTTATGATGATTGAAGCTCCCATTTATAAAGGGAATAGTGGCAGTCCGGTATTAAATAAATCGGGTGAAGTAATTGGTATAGTCTTTGCCACATTGCAAAACCCGACAATTGATACCAAAGAAATTGTTGGGGTTGCCATACCTTCTTATTATCTTAAGACAGTACTAGATACTATTCCATAG
- a CDS encoding NUDIX domain-containing protein gives MAVTPRPASTVVLMDQMSRIYLTQRPKTMKFMGGQYVFPGGAVEKGDHKADSQFINKDNSNELVNQGYYVAAARELFEEVGVLLCSSFDGTGVHFDKETEQKYRRQLLNGEISFLELLKNEGIIFHLESLTYIGNLTTPEESPIRFDTRFFIAQLPKGQSPKPDLNEIDHAVWYTPEEALLAYKSREISIAPPTILALKTILDHQNGNPLLMPDLAGMNLQDIRELRF, from the coding sequence GTGGCGGTTACTCCGAGACCTGCATCAACGGTAGTGTTAATGGATCAAATGTCTAGAATTTATTTAACACAAAGACCAAAAACGATGAAATTTATGGGTGGACAATATGTATTCCCTGGTGGAGCTGTTGAAAAGGGTGACCATAAAGCGGATAGCCAGTTTATAAATAAGGATAACTCAAATGAATTAGTTAATCAGGGCTACTATGTGGCGGCAGCTCGGGAGTTATTTGAAGAGGTGGGTGTTTTACTCTGCAGTTCGTTTGATGGTACCGGGGTTCATTTTGATAAAGAAACAGAACAGAAATACCGGCGACAGCTCTTAAATGGGGAAATTTCCTTTTTAGAACTGCTGAAAAATGAGGGAATTATTTTTCATCTTGAAAGCTTAACATACATTGGAAACCTAACCACTCCAGAGGAAAGTCCCATTCGTTTTGATACACGGTTTTTTATTGCGCAACTACCAAAAGGGCAATCCCCGAAACCTGATTTAAATGAAATTGATCATGCTGTCTGGTACACTCCTGAAGAAGCACTGTTAGCTTATAAAAGTCGAGAGATTTCTATTGCCCCGCCTACAATTTTGGCACTTAAAACAATCTTGGATCATCAAAATGGAAATCCTTTACTAATGCCTGATTTGGCTGGCATGAATTTACAGGATATACGAGAACTTAGGTTTTAG
- a CDS encoding response regulator transcription factor, translating to MIRIVIAEDQEMLLGTIGSLLDLEEDMEVVGQACNGAEALTLIYELQPDVCIMDIEMPEMSGLEAARALKTFGCKVIILTTFARAGYFHDAVKADVRGYLLKDSPSEELVSSVRKILDGERIYSPELMDEYSYNESEICELKGIKEVEYTKHQSASGGTVRNYLSTIIDKMKLPTG from the coding sequence ATGATTCGAATTGTCATTGCTGAGGATCAGGAAATGCTGTTAGGAACCATTGGCTCCTTACTCGATTTAGAAGAGGATATGGAAGTAGTTGGGCAGGCGTGCAATGGGGCGGAGGCTCTAACGTTGATATACGAGTTACAGCCTGATGTATGTATCATGGATATTGAGATGCCTGAAATGAGCGGACTAGAGGCAGCCCGGGCATTAAAGACCTTTGGATGCAAAGTCATTATCTTAACTACGTTTGCTAGGGCTGGTTACTTTCATGATGCAGTAAAAGCGGATGTAAGAGGTTATTTATTGAAGGATAGCCCGAGCGAGGAATTAGTCAGCTCAGTCAGGAAAATTTTAGACGGAGAGCGGATTTACTCACCTGAATTAATGGACGAATATTCTTATAATGAATCAGAAATATGTGAGTTAAAGGGAATAAAAGAAGTTGAATACACAAAACACCAATCTGCTTCAGGCGGAACGGTAAGAAATTATTTATCAACCATCATTGATAAAATGAAGCTGCCTACTGGTTAA
- a CDS encoding fatty acid desaturase has protein sequence MTLQNTKTLKKQVAPYEKSTTKESIWQIINTVGPFVILWYMAYISLSVSYWLALVPIVIAAGFLTRIFIIFHDCTHHSFFKSRKANRIVGTAMGVLTIFPFDQWGHEHSVHHATSGNLDKRGTGDIWTLTVEEYLAAPLKLRFAYRFYRNPLVMFGIGPIWVFMIKNRFNRKGAKKKERMNTYLTNVLIVAAIALLCWAIGWQSFLMVQGSIFMLSGSIGIWLFYVQHTFEDSYFVEDKEWEYVKAAVEGSSFYKLPKVMQFLTGNIGFHHVHHLSPRVPNYKLEEAHKNTPPLQNVPTITLATSLKSLRFRLYDEKKQDFVTFKAVKALAKKNSISVQAKPEH, from the coding sequence ATGACCTTACAAAATACGAAAACTTTAAAAAAACAAGTTGCTCCATATGAAAAATCAACGACAAAGGAAAGTATTTGGCAGATCATTAACACGGTGGGACCTTTTGTAATCTTATGGTACATGGCATATATCAGCTTATCTGTTTCTTATTGGTTAGCGTTAGTACCAATAGTAATTGCAGCTGGATTTTTAACACGGATCTTCATTATTTTTCATGATTGTACCCATCATTCATTCTTTAAAAGCCGTAAAGCAAATAGAATAGTTGGAACAGCGATGGGAGTCTTAACAATATTCCCGTTTGATCAATGGGGTCATGAGCATTCTGTTCACCATGCGACGAGTGGGAACTTGGATAAGCGCGGAACAGGGGATATTTGGACATTGACGGTAGAAGAATATTTAGCCGCACCGCTTAAATTACGGTTTGCCTATCGTTTTTATCGCAATCCATTAGTGATGTTTGGAATAGGACCAATTTGGGTTTTCATGATTAAAAATCGTTTTAATCGTAAAGGTGCCAAAAAGAAAGAACGTATGAACACGTATTTGACAAATGTTCTTATTGTAGCCGCGATTGCATTGCTTTGTTGGGCAATTGGCTGGCAGTCGTTTCTTATGGTACAAGGATCAATCTTCATGTTGTCAGGTTCAATAGGTATTTGGCTGTTTTATGTCCAGCATACCTTTGAAGATTCTTATTTTGTAGAGGATAAAGAGTGGGAATATGTAAAAGCGGCAGTGGAAGGAAGTTCATTTTATAAGCTTCCAAAAGTCATGCAATTTCTGACTGGAAATATTGGCTTTCACCATGTGCATCATTTAAGTCCAAGGGTACCTAACTATAAACTCGAAGAAGCACATAAAAATACACCTCCATTACAAAACGTACCAACAATTACACTTGCAACTAGCTTAAAATCCCTGCGTTTCCGTTTATATGATGAGAAAAAGCAGGATTTTGTAACCTTTAAAGCGGTAAAGGCTTTAGCTAAAAAGAATAGTATTTCCGTTCAAGCAAAACCAGAGCATTAA
- a CDS encoding DEAD/DEAH box helicase encodes MSEKSFDEYKLSEEIKRALSVLKYDAPTEVQSEVIPQALKNQDLVVKSQTGSGKTASFGIPICELIEWEERKPQVLILTPTRELAVQVREDITNIGRFKRIKALAVYGKEPFTKQKEELKQKTHVVVGTPGRVMDHIDRETLVLDEIKYLIIDEADEMLNMGFINDVERIISELPSNRVTMVFSATLPKDVENLCHKYMKDPINIEIASTGITTNTTEHFLIEVKEEEKIQLLKNVTVVENPDSCIIFCRTKEHVDTVYSELEAANYSCERLHGGLEQEDRFAVMDGFKTGNFRYLVATDVAARGIDIDNVTLVINYDVPMEKESYVHRTGRTGRAGNKGKALTFATPYEGKFLKAIERYIGFELTKIDGPTPQEVTAGKEAFAEKSSGRRVVRNNKTARINQDITKLHFNGGKKKKIRAVDFVGTISNIPGVSAEDIGIITIQDNLSYVDILNGKGSLVIQAMENTTVKGKKLRVSIAVK; translated from the coding sequence ATGAGTGAAAAAAGTTTTGACGAGTATAAGTTAAGTGAAGAAATAAAACGAGCATTATCCGTATTAAAATACGATGCCCCCACAGAGGTTCAGAGTGAAGTCATCCCTCAAGCATTAAAAAATCAGGATCTTGTTGTAAAATCACAAACTGGGAGCGGCAAGACGGCATCCTTCGGTATTCCTATATGTGAATTGATTGAATGGGAAGAGAGGAAACCACAGGTATTAATTCTGACACCAACACGGGAGCTTGCGGTTCAGGTTCGTGAGGATATTACAAATATTGGCCGATTCAAACGAATTAAAGCGTTAGCTGTTTATGGAAAGGAACCGTTTACCAAGCAAAAAGAAGAATTGAAGCAAAAAACACATGTGGTTGTCGGTACACCAGGTCGTGTCATGGATCATATTGACAGAGAGACCCTAGTTTTAGACGAAATAAAATATTTAATCATCGATGAAGCAGATGAAATGCTGAATATGGGCTTTATCAATGATGTTGAAAGGATTATTAGCGAACTGCCTTCAAACAGAGTAACGATGGTATTTTCAGCAACACTTCCTAAAGATGTTGAAAATCTCTGTCATAAGTATATGAAGGATCCAATTAATATCGAGATTGCCTCAACGGGAATCACCACTAATACAACGGAACACTTTTTAATTGAAGTGAAGGAAGAGGAAAAGATTCAACTTTTGAAAAATGTGACTGTAGTGGAAAACCCAGACAGCTGTATTATTTTTTGCCGAACGAAAGAACATGTAGATACAGTCTATAGCGAATTGGAAGCAGCCAATTATTCCTGTGAACGACTTCACGGAGGTTTGGAACAAGAAGACCGATTTGCTGTTATGGATGGTTTTAAAACAGGGAACTTTCGCTATCTCGTCGCTACAGATGTTGCAGCACGCGGAATTGACATCGATAATGTCACTCTGGTTATCAACTATGACGTACCAATGGAAAAAGAAAGCTATGTTCACCGTACAGGCAGAACAGGCCGGGCTGGTAATAAAGGAAAAGCGTTAACATTCGCCACACCTTATGAAGGAAAATTCCTAAAAGCGATTGAAAGATACATCGGCTTTGAACTAACGAAAATTGATGGACCTACTCCCCAAGAAGTGACAGCTGGGAAAGAAGCTTTTGCCGAAAAAAGCAGTGGTCGCCGCGTGGTAAGAAATAATAAAACTGCACGAATTAACCAGGACATCACGAAGCTTCATTTCAATGGCGGGAAAAAGAAAAAAATCCGTGCCGTCGATTTCGTTGGAACGATATCAAACATTCCCGGGGTCTCTGCTGAAGACATTGGAATTATCACTATTCAGGATAATCTCTCCTATGTTGATATTTTAAATGGCAAAGGTTCCCTTGTGATACAAGCGATGGAGAATACAACGGTTAAAGGGAAGAAGTTAAGGGTTAGTATAGCAGTAAAATAA
- a CDS encoding alanine--glyoxylate aminotransferase family protein translates to MRNKEMLLIPGPTPVVDSIYDALAQETRSHTDSRFVAIYRNAIEMTRNMLKTDGEVFVISGSGTVAMEMALVNTVAAGEKLLVISHGYFGDRFIKLGEAFGIEVDVLQAEWGKQVSPSEVEEKLVNGKFKAVTITHADTSTGVAADLDALVPIIKKHGALVILDGVCATAAMEEDMSKTYGEADGKIDVILTGSQKAIGVPPGLAIVAFNLTALDARAKIKQVPAYYCDIYNWIPIMNDPGKYFATPPVNLIYAYEEGMKLVLEEGMERRYKRHSAFGKAVRAGLEVYGMKALAEEEVAAATLSCILYPEGMDDAAFRAALAKKGLILAGALAHLAGKAFRIGHMGNTTEKMLEKAIELIGETLNELGYSVDPTKAVDCFKKTVAIVS, encoded by the coding sequence ATGCGTAATAAAGAAATGCTTCTCATACCAGGTCCAACACCAGTTGTTGATTCTATCTATGATGCTCTTGCTCAAGAAACACGGAGTCACACTGACTCAAGGTTTGTCGCCATTTATCGGAATGCAATTGAAATGACAAGGAATATGCTGAAGACAGACGGTGAAGTATTTGTCATTTCCGGGTCTGGTACGGTTGCAATGGAAATGGCGCTTGTTAATACAGTAGCAGCCGGGGAAAAGCTTTTAGTCATTAGTCATGGTTATTTTGGTGATCGTTTCATTAAATTAGGTGAAGCTTTTGGTATTGAAGTAGACGTGCTCCAAGCTGAATGGGGCAAGCAGGTTTCTCCGAGTGAGGTCGAAGAGAAACTGGTTAACGGAAAGTTTAAGGCTGTTACAATTACCCATGCGGACACTTCCACGGGAGTTGCAGCCGATTTAGATGCACTTGTGCCAATCATTAAAAAGCATGGCGCACTTGTCATTCTTGATGGAGTTTGTGCGACTGCAGCAATGGAAGAAGATATGAGTAAAACCTATGGTGAGGCGGATGGAAAAATCGATGTCATTTTAACAGGTTCGCAAAAAGCAATCGGAGTGCCTCCAGGTTTGGCGATTGTTGCATTTAATCTAACAGCGTTAGACGCTCGTGCAAAAATCAAACAAGTTCCTGCATATTATTGTGATATTTATAATTGGATTCCAATTATGAATGATCCCGGCAAGTACTTTGCTACGCCTCCTGTCAACCTAATTTATGCCTATGAAGAAGGGATGAAATTGGTGTTGGAAGAGGGAATGGAAAGAAGATATAAGCGCCACAGTGCATTTGGTAAAGCGGTCAGAGCCGGCCTTGAAGTCTATGGAATGAAGGCATTAGCAGAAGAAGAGGTTGCAGCTGCTACACTTAGTTGTATACTTTACCCAGAAGGAATGGACGATGCTGCATTCCGTGCCGCCCTCGCTAAAAAAGGTCTTATCCTAGCTGGTGCGCTTGCTCATTTGGCAGGAAAAGCGTTCCGAATCGGTCATATGGGAAATACGACCGAAAAAATGTTAGAAAAAGCAATTGAATTAATTGGAGAGACATTAAATGAACTTGGTTATTCTGTTGATCCAACTAAGGCGGTAGATTGCTTTAAAAAAACTGTCGCCATCGTTTCATAA
- a CDS encoding DUF4145 domain-containing protein — MDKHSYFYQFLEPLSKELALVAKELENSIFTSPRTMLTHARVFVENILQQVTLAEKLQDEPRSNLKERLDMLNEKGYLLPEIRDALHFVRQVGNQAAHDARMFRYSEALLSWEALYKIVRWYVEVYGPIDITVPDYQDPSHQVEQTYDMTELEVRLKSLEELLRNPFPKPIEDTAFQEVAITAEYPTEVQEELPGFTSIRTLSYKGRKLEVPYFLRDAFLLPQRFSKSETYLIRLGAEQQARIMSELPNNLEGLYKHVKRYSDKNDELFFEELSVFIEEEKVRRKLTLERTGELFFFYKADYIVVTEKLSKVCLTADEFTGIPSLLRQLNEDEMETVGQLPKELVILAKYENVGIGTVEKLFEQLKKKVNDNKVEDVDLSQESRSIFKKWDSLFVNVQLGESKTVIRGDSVPSLWKEGLRWIEEHNLPLYPLVKAGVVLGSTDSGKRYAIALKPIHKDNRKFTQKHTYESLLTDETYYLETKINPKSGLETLAKLLTLLGVTVRIPLLEDTE; from the coding sequence ATGGACAAGCATTCATATTTCTATCAATTTCTTGAACCGCTATCAAAGGAATTGGCATTGGTGGCTAAGGAACTGGAAAATAGTATTTTTACAAGTCCGCGCACAATGCTGACGCATGCCAGAGTTTTTGTTGAAAATATTCTGCAGCAGGTTACCTTGGCGGAAAAGTTGCAGGATGAACCACGGTCAAATTTAAAAGAACGTTTGGATATGCTTAATGAAAAAGGCTATTTACTCCCTGAAATCCGTGATGCACTACATTTTGTTCGACAGGTGGGGAACCAAGCGGCACATGATGCCCGCATGTTCCGTTATTCCGAAGCATTATTGTCCTGGGAGGCATTGTATAAAATTGTTCGCTGGTATGTAGAGGTATACGGTCCAATTGATATAACCGTTCCCGATTATCAGGATCCATCCCATCAAGTTGAGCAAACCTATGATATGACCGAGCTTGAGGTGCGGTTAAAGTCTTTGGAGGAGCTATTAAGGAATCCCTTCCCAAAACCAATAGAGGATACTGCTTTCCAGGAGGTTGCGATTACTGCTGAATATCCAACAGAAGTTCAGGAGGAACTGCCAGGTTTTACGTCTATTCGGACACTATCATATAAAGGCAGAAAGCTAGAGGTACCATATTTTCTTCGTGATGCTTTCCTTTTACCACAGCGATTCAGTAAATCAGAAACCTATCTTATTCGATTAGGTGCAGAGCAGCAGGCGCGGATCATGAGTGAATTACCGAATAACCTAGAAGGACTTTACAAGCATGTCAAACGCTATAGTGATAAGAATGATGAACTCTTCTTTGAAGAATTATCTGTATTTATTGAAGAGGAAAAGGTTAGGAGAAAACTTACACTTGAGCGTACCGGTGAACTGTTCTTCTTTTATAAAGCTGACTATATTGTTGTAACGGAAAAATTGTCAAAGGTATGTCTGACCGCTGATGAGTTCACTGGTATTCCAAGTCTTTTAAGACAGCTTAATGAAGATGAAATGGAAACAGTGGGTCAGCTACCGAAAGAACTAGTGATTTTAGCAAAATATGAAAATGTCGGGATCGGCACGGTGGAGAAATTATTTGAGCAATTGAAAAAGAAAGTAAACGATAATAAGGTTGAAGATGTTGATTTATCACAAGAAAGCAGAAGCATTTTTAAAAAATGGGATTCATTATTTGTTAATGTACAGCTTGGTGAGAGTAAAACAGTTATACGCGGAGATAGTGTTCCTTCACTTTGGAAAGAGGGATTAAGATGGATAGAAGAACATAATCTGCCACTTTATCCACTTGTGAAAGCAGGGGTAGTTCTAGGTTCTACGGACTCTGGAAAACGATATGCGATTGCACTTAAACCCATTCATAAGGATAATCGGAAATTTACGCAAAAACATACCTATGAGTCTCTATTAACAGATGAAACCTATTATCTAGAAACAAAAATCAACCCGAAATCAGGTCTGGAAACACTGGCAAAATTACTTACACTTTTAGGTGTTACAGTAAGGATACCATTGTTAGAGGACACTGAATAA
- a CDS encoding aminodeoxychorismate lyase, giving the protein MRINLLSSFSAGILIATTICGAVYFADNGDVPKVSAKTSEKTTTIEVQPSEKEMVDQLVAKGYVVLPQAEYDKNLAEAKASGTKGNSSEDNKSGTTKTQVVLNVANGMTSGDVGSMLKSAGMIEDAYAFSADIEKRGLQNSLRPGVFTVDSEMSLDQVISIIFKK; this is encoded by the coding sequence ATGCGAATTAACTTATTAAGCAGTTTCAGCGCTGGGATCCTCATTGCGACAACTATTTGCGGCGCTGTTTACTTCGCAGATAATGGTGATGTCCCAAAAGTATCTGCTAAAACCTCTGAAAAAACTACAACCATAGAGGTTCAACCTTCTGAAAAGGAAATGGTTGATCAGCTTGTAGCAAAAGGATATGTCGTTTTACCACAAGCAGAGTATGATAAGAATTTGGCTGAGGCAAAGGCGTCTGGTACAAAAGGAAATTCATCAGAAGACAATAAGTCTGGAACAACCAAAACACAAGTCGTATTGAATGTTGCCAATGGGATGACCAGTGGAGATGTCGGCTCCATGCTGAAAAGTGCGGGGATGATTGAAGATGCTTATGCATTCTCAGCTGATATTGAGAAAAGAGGCCTCCAAAACAGCTTGCGACCTGGGGTATTTACCGTAGATAGTGAAATGTCTTTAGACCAAGTAATCTCAATTATTTTTAAAAAATAA